The Dendropsophus ebraccatus isolate aDenEbr1 chromosome 3, aDenEbr1.pat, whole genome shotgun sequence genomic interval CACTTAGCTGTAGTGTAGTGCAAGCCTATGACCTTAATGCTTCCCTGTTCTTCTTCTTGACATGGTGTCCCCTTCCTTCTTGATTCCTGTAAGTGACTGTGGTGGATACTGAAGATATTCTAAAACCTGATGACACTtggcatatgctttttttttttaagtcttatttagaattaaaaaaaaaaaaaaaaatccggcctcctccaccccttaatagccggccatCTCTCACCTCTTTCCCCAGACCTATGACAGCATTGTCATTGACCCAGGGAAATCCAATCACcggtatataatattatactatacacagagtataAATCTGTATATAGTACCATGAGGATGGAATTATTATAGACATGTGCTAAAAAAATcttaatcttttctttttctctcatatCCAACACCGCACTAGGAGCTGGTGCAGTCATGGATGTGAGGAAATCCTGTCACCGGTGAAAAAAATCTCACACATGCCTTTAGTTATACAGCGCAGATGGCCTGGCGCTTCCACTTACCTTACCAGTGTGGCTTACCTACTGGCTTGTTGTGCAGTGTAGGGGTCCATCCATGTTGTTCTTCTCCACATGTGTCCGCTTCCTTCCTGCACGCGTCTTGTTGGTGTCCTTGATGACTGATGGTCATTGGGGGTCCACTCTTCATGGTCTTCGGTCTGTGGATCCTCTTCTGCCAGGTGCTCAGGGGTTAAGCTACCTCTGATGACTTTAGAGCTGGCCAAAGGTCTTCGAGGTGACAAACGAAAACCCCCGGAATACGGCCTGTTCCTCCGATGTCAGACGACACGTCCTGGCCTCTTTTACCTCCATGGTCTTCAGATGGAACTTTTCGGTCTTCTGCTGAGGCTTGGATGGTTTCGATGGGATGCGTGGTGGGGTCATCTCGAGGGCTTCCACCTTGACCCAATCAATAGGCTGGAAAAATTGATGTTCTCTGGTGTTTCGGTTGGCTCCCAAGCGCTGTGCAGGATCTTGCTGGAGGAGCTGGAATGAGAAATGTACATATTATTTAGTGACCATAACTCTTGAGGCTGTGTAGATAAGAGAGAGCACTTATCTTTGTGAATGGCAGCCCATCCTATTGTCTACTGCATGGCATAGAGATGATTGAGCCTTAATTCTGATGAATTGTAAAATCTTCAGAATTTTCTCATTTGACATAATTTGTCTACAGAGAGGGTTAAAAGGGGTCATGCATGTGCAGCCAGcactctattcattgtctatgggcttCTGCATAATGACACATTAAGTGTAATATTCCTTatccccataaagaatgaatggagtacTTGATGTACGTGCATGGTCTGAACCATTCATTCCTGATCCGATCAGATAGACACTGACCTGTGTGATGAAGTCTTCGGCGCCGGAGCTGGTGTCATCGATGGGGGTTGGATGGTAGTCACGCCCTCCGGTAATCATTTTCTTCATGATGACACCAAATGAATACCAGTCTGCTCCGGCGCCATATCCTTTACTTGCCAGCATCTGCAATAAAGAAAACAACAGATATTATCTTGAGTTTATTGAAGTGGGATGTCGCCAGGATGTGCCATGACTTTAAGAATGGTGGGGGACTGATCTCTGGGAGCCGCATAAACTGTAACAGGGAGATGCAGCGTTGGTGCAGCACTGAATGCCCCTGAATGTTTTCCTCCTGCACAGTAACCCTCAGTTATATGCATTGTAAAGCAACACTATTCACATTAGTGTGGCATTACCCCCCCTTTGGAGTTTTGTCTTGCATAGAGATGTTCTTAGTCACATGGCTATGTAGGAAAAAAGAGACAAATACTATATCAGCGCCCCATGCAGTCTTCCAATTTTTGTGaagccagaggtcagacccccagagATGGCATATTCTAGCAGTATACCATCACCTGCTATACCctgtaatagaagcaaattagtgGACAATAGGAAGATCTCTCACCTCGGGAGCCATGTAGCCTGCGGTCCCAGCGTATTGGGTGGCTTTTCGGTCTCCGAAGATGTTTTCCAGAGCGAGACCGAAATCTGTGATCTTGATGTGCCCTGTTTCAGCCACCAGGATGTTCTCGGGCTTGAGGTCTCGGTGGATGACGCCTCTTGAGTGGAGATATTGGATGCCACACACGAGCTCAGCGGCGTAGAATCTTGCACTGGAGATCTTCAGCGGCCCCTCCGATCGCAAAAGTTGGTCAAAGTCCCCGCAGCTCATG includes:
- the LOC138787221 gene encoding RAC family serine/threonine-protein kinase homolog; translated protein: MLASKGYGAGADWYSFGVIMKKMITGGRDYHPTPIDDTSSGAEDFITQLLQQDPAQRLGANRNTREHQFFQPIDWVKVEALEMTPPRIPSKPSKPQQKTEKFHLKTMEVKEARTCRLTSEEQAVFRGFSFVTSKTFGQL